Below is a window of Dictyostelium discoideum AX4 chromosome 1 chromosome, whole genome shotgun sequence DNA.
AAGATCATCGATAGGATCATTTCAAACTGCATCACCATCAATGACAGAAATTTCACATAGACGTAGAgttaaattaccaattattGGTATTTGGCATCATAGTGATATAATACCagatgatattattaaaaagataaaaagagTTGGTTTCGATGGTTATTGTTCATTCGataatttagaattttatttacaagaatttttattagaatttgatagaaaaagaaaatcaaatataCTTTCACCAATTCGTTTATTTCCAAATGGTAGTCCAAGTACAAATATTTATGATTATTcttcaattatttcaaatttaaatcaagctagtggtaataataataattcatcaccaattagtggtattttaaatgaaaatgtaatttcttcaccaatttcattagatttagatttaaattcaGTATCATCAATTCAatcacaatcatcatcatcatcatcatcatttcaacataataatcaacaacaacaacaacaacaacatcaacatcaattaaCACCAACACAACAATCTATTGGTGGAggtaataatggtattaatcaattatcattttcatcacaacaatcaacaccaatttttaatcaatcaCAAATACAACATCAAATTATTAGTAATAGAAGTAAACATTcctcattatcatcatcaacatcatcaaatggtagtggtggtagtggtggtaaaaGTAGATTTAGTATACCAATGTTACCAAGTAGTACAAATCGTGATTCATCACCACATTCTTCAAGTAAAATGGCATTGAAAAGAGTTCAAGATTTAGAATCTGTAATTAGTAAATTTGTACCAATTGAGTTTCAACAACTTATTGCTCCATCTGGTATGGAAAATGTGTATTTAGGTGATGCAATTTGTAAGAGTATTACAATCTTTTTCTCTGATATTAGAGATTTCACTTCAACCACTGAGAAAATGTTGGTTGATGATGTCATTGACTTTTTAAATACTTATTTAGCATTTGCATTACCATCGATTACAGATTCCGGTGGATTCATTGATAAGTTTATTGGTGATGCAATTATGGCGATTTTCCCAAACTCTGATATGAAACTTCAAGCAATCAATGCAGTGAAAGCAGCAATTCGTATGATGAGATCATTGGATTTCATGAGTATATCTGGTTTTAGATTTTCATCAGTTGAAACTGGTGTTGGTATTAATACGGGTAAAACTATTATTGGTATCGTTGGTACAGAGAATAGAATGGAACCAACTGCATTGGGTGACGCTGTTAATTTAGCCTCAAGAACTGAACAACTTTGTAAAGAATATCAATCTCGTATATTAATCACTCAATTCACTATGGAAGCCATTGGTACTTCAATCGATGAATTTGTAATTCGTTTAGTCGATAGTGTAACCGTTAAAGGAAAGAGTGAAGCTGTCAATATCTATGAAGTTATCGATGGTGAACGTGAAGATAAAAGagttttgaaaatgaaaattttaccTTGGTATCAAAATGGTATGGATCTTTATAAAAGACATTGCTACGAGGAAGCTTTAtcttattttcaattatgtACTGAAATTATGCCAAATGATAAACCAACCTTAATCTATATTCAAAGATGtattcaaaatattaaaactttagaattacaacaaattcaattacaacaactacaaagacaacaattattacaacaacaacaacaacaattattattacaacaacaattacaacaacaacaacaacaacaacaacaacaacaacaacaacaacaacaacaacaacaacaacaacaacaacaacaacaacaacaacaacaacaacaacaacaacaacaacaacaacaacaacaacaacaacaacagtcACAAAAtatacaacaaccacaatcacaacaatcacaatatgtacaacaaccacaacaacaacaacagcaacagcaacaacagcaacaacaacaacaacaacaacagcaacaacaacaacaacaacaacaacaacaacaacaacaacagcaacaacaaccacaacagcaacaacaactacaacaacagcaacaacatcaacaacaaaaacaaccatcccctcaacaacaacaacaaccacaacaaccacaacaacaacagcagcaacagatacaaaatcaataccaacatcaattacaatatcagagacaacaacaacaacaacaacaacaacaacaacaacaacaacaacaacaacaacaacaacaacaacaacaacaacaacaacaacaacaacaacaacaacaacaacaacaacaacaacaacaacaacaacatcaccatcatcatcaccaacaacaacagtttcaacaacaatcacaacaatcacaacaacaatcacaacaacaacaacaacaacaacaacaacaatcacaacaacaatcacaacaacaatcacaacaaatacaaaaaaaatcacaacATCCACATtcacaacaaattcaatctCAAAGGCATCAATCACAACCTCAAAATGTAGATACAAATGTTAAAACTAAACcacaacaataaaataaaaaaaaaataaaaataaaaataaaaaaaaaaaaaaaaataataatgtaatgataaaataataataataacaataataaataaataataatactactttttttttttttttttaatatttaaatcgtGATCCaatcaaaaatataaaaaattatttttaatttgatttattatctattaatcaatgaataaaaatttttttaatccagataaaataaaagttcgattcatattaattaatggtaaaactgacaattatgattttttgaagttttaataaatttcaaattttatttcatttaaaatataaaaatttataatataaattttatttattttattaattaaaaattcaaataaaaacaataatttgattttttttaaatctttccATTTAGTCATCTAGATAATTCCAAAATCTAACcctaaaaaatttaaatcctCAAATCcaaactattttttattttattaaaaattttgaaaattgtaaaacgaaatcaaaaataataaaatgactCCACACttattaaacaataaaaaaaaaataaaaaaaattaaacacaAAACagacaaataaaataaaaaaataattgtgtttttattaattttaaagatataccgaattttataaaaatcaaaaaaaaaactaacccatgtatatatatgtatatatataataaaaaaaaaataattaactttggtattattttatttattttggttgTTTTGATTAAATTGGGTTATGCTTATGTAGTGAAAATCAAccaaaaatgataattatatataaaaaaaaaataataaataattatttttagtttaacCCGAAATAATTTTAACCTCAGATctaaaatgatttaatttttattatttttttacttaaaCAAGGGGTGGTTggtagtttttaaaaaataatgaaaaaaaaaaaaaaaaaaggttaacaACTTAAagagttgttttttttagtgTTTTGAATTACTTTTTACCACATTCTATCATTGATCAGTTTCAAAAACatgatcatttaataattaactAACAAATCTTGGTTTATTAacatttaaaagtttttgttctgaaaaaaaaaataaactaaaataaaataataataaaaaaaaaaaaaaaaaaatgttgcCATACACAAATATATTCATTCATTCtctgatttttaaaaaaataggaaataatctaaatttttataataaaaatccaaTGAATATATCAcctcaaatttattaaattatacgtctactctctctctctctttttaaaattttacatatttaaattatttcaaatttgtaaaaattaaaattttatttaaaataaaatattatacaaaaaaaaaaaaaaaaaaaaaaaaactataaataccaattttaaaaataaattttttttcattattaacttatttatttatttatttatttatttaaaaaaaaaaaaaaaaaaaacaatttaaactttattacattttattattttaaaatatggcaatttttagtaaatatttttttttattagaaataaaaaataaaaagattaataaaaatattaacaaatataaattaaaattttttaaagataatatttcaaaaaattcattaaatattaaatcaaataatttaattattaatcaaaattttaatcaaaatttaaatcatacccaaaataatattacaagAATGTATACTTCAAGTAAATGGGTTTAtgtttcattttattatgaaAGAAATTCTTGTTCTCTTGgtagttattattaaaataaatattttttttaaaattgtaaaaaaaaaaaaaaaaaaaaaaaaaaaaaaaaaaaaaaaatatattcataaatcatttatttaattattttaaataaaaaaaaaaaaaaagtaatattaaatttgttatattaatacaaaaaaaaaaaaaaagagaaattacattattattattttttttttttatttaattttaatgattaaaaaaaaaattgtaatttcgTTAGTTATTacccattttatttttaccaaaattttataaatgattaagaaatttgatttatcttttttttttttttttttaaataaatcactagtcgaaaaatatatatatatttttttttttttttttttttatcagtAATATTATGCGTATAATGAGtattggtattttttttttaatttcttgaaCTATAAATTGAAGGTTTAGGAGGTTGTAATTGACTTCTTGCTCTTTCTCTTTGTTGTGGAGTTTGTAATTGAGAAGGTTGAGGagttgattgttgttgttgttgaattggttgttgttgttgttgttgttgttgaattggttgttgttgatgttgctGTATTATACCTCTTAAATGATTAATTAGTAATTGTTTTGAATCTAAAAAttgttcaatattattaatataattttccAATGGAATAGAACCTTTTGAAGattcaaattgatttatagaaattaattctttctttaaaatatcagCAAATTGATCGACATGATTTCTAtgataatttacaaaatcaatttttggtGGTGACATTGGTGGTTGAGTttgaattggttgttgttgttttggtgTTTGTGGTatattaaattgttgttgagtttGTTGTGGAGTTTGTGGTATattatattgttgttgttgtggttgttgttgtggtggttgttgttgttgttgttgttgtggagtTTGTGGAATTTGTgattcttgttgttgtttaactggttgtttaatttttgaaactGGTTGTGAAGTTTGTTGAATTATTGGTTGTTGAGAATTaattgctgttgctgttgttgttgttgttgttgttgttgaaggtattaaaattggatcattaaaattttgtttcAAATGATCAGGTGGTGGTAAAGGAGCAGGAATATTATAAGTTGCAActggttttttatttgaatttgattcagAAGTACCCAATTCTTTAACACGATCAGCATATCTTAGAGTATTTAAAGTATGTTCAGAGGATGATTGATTTGGAGAGATATTTGCAATCATAACGGTTCTAGAATTACCAACAAAAGaatcttttaaaacttgAGTTAGAGTACTTTGACGAAATGGAGTATGTTTTGAAGATTGATCTAAAGCTCTAATACATTCTTTAAGAGCCAATAAACTTTTATTGATATCAGCACCTTCTTTTCTAGTttgtttatcattatcatagGTATCGGAACCTCTTTCACTACCTGCCAAATCtataaaactaaatttaCCATGAAGtttattggttttaatattttttaaactaatTTGAAGGATAGCATGTGAACGTGAACTATCAGAGTTTACACCAGTTGAACCTGTCGATCTAATTTTATTGCCATCTATGATGCAATTCATTAGCTCCTGTGGAGAGGTAACATGTTTTTCACTAAGACCAACAATGACTACATTTTGAAGTTCATTCTCTCTGCATGCcaatttctttctttcatttaatagatcaaataatttaccaccaTAGATTTCAAAGAAACTAATACAAACTTGAAGTTGATCTTTAAAATAAGTTTCAAGACGATGAAATATATCACGTGCTGCCAATGCATATAAACCATCACCTTGTTGACCCATTTGAGTATGAGTTTTACCTGAACCAGTTTGACCATATGCAAAACATGTTGCTTTACCTTTAtgaaaaattgaatcaaCTAATGGATATGCTGTATGTAAATAAACTTGATAATTATTTGCACTTTCATCAAATACACCATCAAATGTAAACTTatgtttttcaataaatttacttaaatctaattttgttctaatttattaaaataaatattaatatatataaaattatattttttttttttttttttttttttttttaaaaaaaataaaaacatactTTGGttcatttacaattaaatctttttttggtaaaacttcaataatatctttttcagATTTtgcaatttcttttttatttaatggtcTTTTTCTAACACAAACACGAATACGTTGACCATATTCATTCATatctaaaaagaaatttgaaGCTTGTTGtctttgttgttcttgttgttgaagttgttgttgtgatgcTTGAGCTAAGGCTGCTGCTTGTTGT
It encodes the following:
- the kif6 gene encoding SAM domain-containing protein, encoding MDFENDQLYNWLQLANLESFYPNFIKKNVSCDSFLSFTMQDYGNVGITSLQDRKKLFHLLQQLKKQTPPISNTSSPVINSNNNNNNNNNNNNNNNNNNNNNNNNNNNNNNNNNNNNNSSGLRQPTSTSSLLSNNNLMSTQTQQSSSSSSSSSLSSKSNSNSDFMQKAQQLLKQRELERQQYAKQQQQQQSTQTKYQSSLKDFDITSSNKNNNLDDFFEDDNLYSQQQQQQQQQQQQQDFEFEEEEEEEDQQQQYDEEEEEEEEYEEDFYKEDLGEIDDGNVLDISDDEPDPNSSCIIVEGSPDEEDDDVEYIPQNESLVNGFGSMKIQQQQQQQFQPLQQQQQQQQQQQQQFYQQQIQQQQQQQQQQQQQQVQQQQQQFNNFNYSGLNEEQIKYYQQQAQYQQQVQQAQQAAIQQAQQAAALAQASQQQLQQQEQQRQQASNFFLDMNEYGQRIRVCVRKRPLNKKEIAKSEKDIIEVLPKKDLIVNEPKTKLDLSKFIEKHKFTFDGVFDESANNYQVYLHTAYPLVDSIFHKGKATCFAYGQTGSGKTHTQMGQQGDGLYALAARDIFHRLETYFKDQLQVCISFFEIYGGKLFDLLNERKKLACRENELQNVVIVGLSEKHVTSPQELMNCIIDGNKIRSTGSTGVNSDSSRSHAILQISLKNIKTNKLHGKFSFIDLAGSERGSDTYDNDKQTRKEGADINKSLLALKECIRALDQSSKHTPFRQSTLTQVLKDSFVGNSRTVMIANISPNQSSSEHTLNTLRYADRVKELGTSESNSNKKPVATYNIPAPLPPPDHLKQNFNDPILIPSTTTTTTTTATAINSQQPIIQQTSQPVSKIKQPVKQQQESQIPQTPQQQQQQQPPQQQPQQQQYNIPQTPQQTQQQFNIPQTPKQQQPIQTQPPMSPPKIDFVNYHRNHVDQFADILKKELISINQFESSKGSIPLENYINNIEQFLDSKQLLINHLRGIIQQHQQQPIQQQQQQQQPIQQQQQSTPQPSQLQTPQQRERARSQLQPPKPSIYSSRN